The window CTTGGCATCCTGACAGCGTTTGAGTCGCTGTTCGACAGTCAGCAATGCTGTCTGGGCAACCTGTTTTTGAAAGGCCGGAGCGCTATCCAGGGCATATTGTTTGTCTCTGACCATCTCCATCAGACGACGTTCCCACTCCTGGTGCTGTGCAAGATCCTGATACAGGTCACTGATCGGTTTGCGGTAATAACTGCTGTGTTTCGGCTCACTTTTGCGGATTGCCTGGGTGGATAACTCGCGCTGAATGGCACTAATCTGGGCCAGAAGGCGTTCCGTCAGATATTCCGCACGCGGATGAGTCAGTTTACCCGCCTCCTGTTCACGCAAAATAGTGGTCAGGGTACTTTGCGCTTCCTGAACACATGGGGTCAACAGCTTACCGTGACAATGAAACAGCACCTCATCAAACAGCGGTTGGTGATGCTCGCCACGACGGCGGTCTAATTGCGCAGCGTTCTGCTTAAGCTGCTCTAACAGGTTATTTAAACGGGAAAAATCACTCATAATTTAGCTTATTGTCCGTTCAGGTACGTTTTGCGTTCAAAATCTAGCGTCCGAAAAGGTGACGTCACCGTTGTACTGCGTCTGTTTGAATCCGAACCGATCAATACTCGATTTTGCGTTTAAATGGCGGCAAAGAATCGAGCAGAGACTTACCGTACCGTTTTGAAACGATGCGGCGGTCGAGTAGTACCACTCTACCGCAATCGCGCTCCTTACGCAGCAAACGCCCCACCGACTGAATCAGCTTTTTACTCGCTTCCGGCACCGTAATTTGTAAAAACGGGTTGCCGCCGCGGTTCTGGATGTATTCTGCGTGTGCTTGTTCTACCGGCGAAGTCGGTACTGCAAACGGAATCTTGGTGATAATCAGGTTTTCCAGTAATTCTCCCGGTAAATCAAGGCCTTCAGAGAAACTTCCGGTGCCAAAAAGCACACTGGTTTTACCTTTTTCAACCAGGATTTTATGTTTATTTAGAATTTCTTTCCTCGATTTTTCACCCTGAATTTGCAGCGCCCAGCCTTTTTTGATGAACAGCTTGGAAACGATCTCCGCGACTTCTTTCATCTGCCAGTAAGAGGCAAAAAGCACCAGGTTGGCTTTGCCATCTTCGATATAAGTGTCGATTTTATCGGCCAGATAACGGGTGTACTCCGGAGCCTGCGGTTCATATTTCATCGCTGGTATCAGCAGTTCAGCCTGATTCTGGTAATCAAACGGCGAGGCCAGAGCGAGAAACTGCACGCCATCTTCGGCTTTGTCACTGATGCCGGCCTGACGACAGAAAAAACTGAATGAATTTAGCGCGCGCATGGTAGCAGATACCAATACTGCGCCAACGCAGCGGCTCCAGATTTGTTGATCCAGCTGCCAGCCAATCTCTAACGGTGATACGTTGACCACATAGTCACCTTCACGCTCCGGGCTTAATTCCAGCCAACGGGCGAGGGGAGCGCCTTTATCACGTTTCGGTTCCGCCATTAAATGCCATACCTGGGCCAGGTTTTCCAGGCGCTGAATATAAAACCCAAGTTCGGCCAGGGCTGGTTCTGCCAAGCGTGAAGCCAATTCACCGTCTTTAACCCGTTCGGCAATCAAGTCGGCAATTTTAGCCACCGCCTGATTGGCCTTCTGGCTCTGGCGCTTGAGCTCTTTTGATTCCTCTTCGAGCCAGGCCGGTAAATCGCCGTGCTCAAAGCGATAGCGTTTATCTTCAAAGGCCATCGGGTCAAACTGTTTGGGCATCTGGGTCAGAGTCGGGATCAGGTGCTGCAAGGCGGACTGGGTTTCATTACGAAAGCGGGCTACGCGTTTCTCGTCTGCCAGACCGGCAAATTTGGTCAGCGTTTGATTAAGTTTTTCCAGCCAGGAAGCGGCACCTTTCATGGTCGCGGCTGCAGAAGCGTGCTCGCGTGCGACGTGCGGAAGGTGGTGGGCTTCGTCGAACACGTAAATCGTGTTTTCCGGCTCAGGTAAGATCACCCCTCCGCCGAGGTCGGCATCCGCCATTACCAGGCTATGGTTGGCAATAATGACATCGGTTTTATCCAGTTCTGAGCGCGCTTTCTGGAACGGACACTGACGATGAGCGCTGAAACTGCCGTTGCAGCTGTGCTTATCACTGACAATAGCACTCCAAATCGCGTCAGAGAGGGTATCTGGCCATGAATCCCGGTCACCGTCCCATTTACCTTGTGAAAGCTGGCTGTAGAGCTCCTGCAGCGTTTCTATGTCGTTTTCCGATGGCTTGGATTCAAACATCGCCATCTGGCCGCCATCCGCCCCGCTGGCAACGGCCAGTTTTTCCGCACAGCAGTAACGTTGACGGCCTTTGGCGAGAATAAATGAGAAGTTTTGGTCCGTGATGCGGCGAAACAGAGGCAGATCTTTGTTTATCAGCTGCTCTTGCAGTGCCACCGTGGCGGTTGAAATCACCACTTTACGATTGTTATTCACCGCGACCGGAATTACGCCCATCAGATATGAAAGAGATTTGCCGATCCCGGTTCCGGCCTCTGCAACCAGCATTCGTGTCGTTTTGTGATAGTTGCCACATAATGTCTTGGCAATTTCCGCAACCAGAAAATTTTGTGCGCGTCTGGGAACGAAATTGTCCAGTTGACTTTGGAGGTTTTGGTAGCTGGTTTTGATGGATTTTTGAATTTTTGTTGTGAGCATAACGGGACCTGCAT is drawn from Vibrio sp. CDRSL-10 TSBA and contains these coding sequences:
- a CDS encoding primosomal replication protein, translating into MSDFSRLNNLLEQLKQNAAQLDRRRGEHHQPLFDEVLFHCHGKLLTPCVQEAQSTLTTILREQEAGKLTHPRAEYLTERLLAQISAIQRELSTQAIRKSEPKHSSYYRKPISDLYQDLAQHQEWERRLMEMVRDKQYALDSAPAFQKQVAQTALLTVEQRLKRCQDAKAKIEKQITYREKNQ
- the dinG gene encoding ATP-dependent DNA helicase DinG gives rise to the protein MLTTKIQKSIKTSYQNLQSQLDNFVPRRAQNFLVAEIAKTLCGNYHKTTRMLVAEAGTGIGKSLSYLMGVIPVAVNNNRKVVISTATVALQEQLINKDLPLFRRITDQNFSFILAKGRQRYCCAEKLAVASGADGGQMAMFESKPSENDIETLQELYSQLSQGKWDGDRDSWPDTLSDAIWSAIVSDKHSCNGSFSAHRQCPFQKARSELDKTDVIIANHSLVMADADLGGGVILPEPENTIYVFDEAHHLPHVAREHASAAATMKGAASWLEKLNQTLTKFAGLADEKRVARFRNETQSALQHLIPTLTQMPKQFDPMAFEDKRYRFEHGDLPAWLEEESKELKRQSQKANQAVAKIADLIAERVKDGELASRLAEPALAELGFYIQRLENLAQVWHLMAEPKRDKGAPLARWLELSPEREGDYVVNVSPLEIGWQLDQQIWSRCVGAVLVSATMRALNSFSFFCRQAGISDKAEDGVQFLALASPFDYQNQAELLIPAMKYEPQAPEYTRYLADKIDTYIEDGKANLVLFASYWQMKEVAEIVSKLFIKKGWALQIQGEKSRKEILNKHKILVEKGKTSVLFGTGSFSEGLDLPGELLENLIITKIPFAVPTSPVEQAHAEYIQNRGGNPFLQITVPEASKKLIQSVGRLLRKERDCGRVVLLDRRIVSKRYGKSLLDSLPPFKRKIEY